A region of the Gemmatimonadota bacterium genome:
TCGCCGTCCTCCTCCCGGCCATCGCCGCCTGCGCTCCTCAGGGTGAGGCGCCCGCCGGCGGCGTCACCGCGGCCGACTTCATCGCCGGCGTCGAGGCGGCATACGCCGACCTGAACGAAGAGGCGAACCGCGTCTACTGGATGCAGGAGACGAACATCGGCTTCGATTCGAACTGGCTCGCGACGCGCATGAGCGAGAAGCTCACCAAGGCGGCCGTGGACTTCGCCAACGAGTCGAAGCGATACGAGGGACTCGATCTGCCCGCGGAGCAGGCGCGCAAGATGACCATGATCCGAACGGGGATCACCCTGCCCGCCCCGACGACCGAAGGAGCGGCCGCCGAGCTCGCGGAGATCACCACGCGCCTCAACACGGGGTATTCCACGGGCAAGATCGAGTTCGGGGGCCAGACGGTGCCGCAGGACGAAACCGAGGTCCTGATGCGCCAGCTCCGTGACCCGGCGCAGTTGGAGGAGGTGTGGACCAAGTGGCGCGATCACGCCAAGACGATGAAGGCGGATTTCGTGCGCGAGGTCGAGATCGCCAACGCCGGTGCGCGCGAGCTCGGGTTCGCCGACGTGGGCGAGATGTGGCGCTCCGGCTACGACATGGATCCGGACGAGTTCGCCCAGGAGGTGGACCGCCTGTGGGGCCAGGTGCGGCCACTCTACGACGGCCTCCACTGCTACGTGCGGGGCGCGCTGAACCAGCGCTACGGGGACGACGTCGTCCCGCTGGATCAGCCGATTCGGGCCGACCTCCTGGGCAACATGTGGGCGCAGAGCTGGACCGCGCTGGGAGACATGGTCGCGCCGG
Encoded here:
- a CDS encoding M2 family metallopeptidase gives rise to the protein AVLLPAIAACAPQGEAPAGGVTAADFIAGVEAAYADLNEEANRVYWMQETNIGFDSNWLATRMSEKLTKAAVDFANESKRYEGLDLPAEQARKMTMIRTGITLPAPTTEGAAAELAEITTRLNTGYSTGKIEFGGQTVPQDETEVLMRQLRDPAQLEEVWTKWRDHAKTMKADFVREVEIANAGARELGFADVGEMWRSGYDMDPDEFAQEVDRLWGQVRPLYDGLHCYVRGALNQRYGDDVVPLDQPIRADLLGNMWAQSWTALGDMVAPAGAGEPVDLDAILVRNGYTPEQMVRTGEAFFTSLGIAPLPESFWERSQIVKPEGREVVCHASAWDLDDKDDVRIKMCTKVNGDDFRTVHHELGHNFYQRAYKAQSTLH